From Rhineura floridana isolate rRhiFlo1 chromosome 5, rRhiFlo1.hap2, whole genome shotgun sequence, a single genomic window includes:
- the KCNE3 gene encoding potassium voltage-gated channel subfamily E member 3 yields MENLTESWYQKLDLMLRALNQTLYRADLCPQDGKHLKEETYAYMYILFVMILFAVTVGSLILGYTRSRKEVDKQSDPYHVYINNRVSMI; encoded by the coding sequence ATGGAAAACCTGACAGAAAGCTGGTACCAGAAGCTCGACTTGATGCTGAGGGCCCTGAACCAGACCCTCTACCGCGCCGACCTTTGCCCCCAAGATGGGAAGCACCTCAAGGAGGAGACCTACGCTTACATGTACATCCTCTTTGTGATGATCCTGTTTGCTGTGACAGTTGGGAGCTTGATCCTTGGGTACACCCGATCCCGGAAGGAGGTGGACAAGCAGAGCGATCCCTATCACGTCTACATCAACAACCGGGTGTCCATGATTTGA